cctacggaacccgaagccaatgagctcccaaaaggcctcgtgctaagtaggaatgggaatatacatataaggatcacacccctgggtgatgtgagatgtcacaatgagggttttattaattagtaaagataactattatagtattttttagggttataaaattataaaattaatattttccttatcgtgtatcgtgttacccacgtgtatacctgaaccaacccgttatcttaacaggtgcttatcagGTTACCCAATAAcaacccgattcgttatcgtgtcgacccgaacacctgttaattttgtGTCATGTTGTGTCGGGTTATCGGATCATATCAGGAATTGTCAGGCCTAATCGGAACTAAGAACTTGGTGTACACCTTGGGCGCTGATCCTCCTTTCACTAGGGATCGGTCTCTGTGTCTTCTTGCTAGCTTGTTTTTGTCATTAAGTAGTTTATCGCTTGCCTTCTTCTGAGCAGGCTCCACGTCTTTGTGCGGTTGCTCAGGCAGTTTTTGGTAGTGCTCGGCCTCATCCCAGAGGGAGTGCTTCTCGGCCAAAGCATAAAAATCTACCAAGATCAAGTTCTCGCCCATGATCAGCTCTTTGAAAAGTGGGTGATCTGTTGGAAGCCTCTTCCAGAAGGCTGAGCTtgataagaaagaaggaaacaaaatCTCATGTTCTCATAAATCTAATACGATGTACCTCAAATTTATATAGTTctgaagaaataaaataaaatcatataaAGGTACTAAACTAGGAAGGCCTTATTCATTTCCATTGTTTTTCTTATTACTATTTTGGCAAGTAATCTTGCTATTTGATCTGACCGATTAGGGAAAAgatgatatttctttttaaaagtAGAATATATAAGTTGTATATAAATATTACACACACACGTATAacatttgttttgtattttgttgAAGTACATATTTTATATCAATAACTCGTCGAACATTTTGCCGTTGAAAACGGGTATTGACAATTTTTCAAACATTACGTCGACAGTCCATCCTTTAAATAATAACAAACGTCTTGTTGAACTTCTTTTTATTCCTCTCCATATTTTGTAATAATAACTCCTTGTATCATTTTTCTATTGTAAGGTGTtattgacacacctcgacctaGACTGTCCATTAGGgctccgaatcgagttgtgttggccgatacctggaaggtgacgaagccataaaatatAGTGAGGTGGaaagtgtgaataaatttaaacctaagagtgcctaaataccagagtgcatTGGTGAGCAGgaattgtgacagcccgtcccgaatgtCTATATTCTTTTATCCTCGATGGCGTGAAATGACTAAATTGCCCATGGACGTTAGTTGGTGTTGTGGGTGATATGTTTTGGTTGTGGTCCAATTCATGTTTTCCttaggtttattttattttattttctttaggtTGGCTGCCACCttaccacacacacacagacacatcCATACCACACTCCCGTGTacactctctctccttcccCTCTCAGATTTTCTTGCCATTTCCGTACAACCTATACGGGTAACCCCCAAAACCCTTTCCAACATCACGGATCGAGGTCATGaatggtgtttttggactcCTTGCAAGCTTAGGAGTTGAATGGTGATGGTGGTTGGACATGAAAACCTCAGAAACCTGTGAAACCAGAGAACCCAATTTTGGGTTACTGTTCATGCAGTCGTGATCGTGGacttttcttcaagttttaAGGTTCTAAGGAATTTTAGGAAGTCTTCACGAAGCTCGGggagtaattttgaagtgttttggacgtcaggaaGCTCGAGTTCATCGAGTTGCAGAGGTTGCCGGAGTGTTCAAGGTTTTTCCAGCGAGATCCCATTGGATTTCAATCCTGAAAATGGTAAGGTTTTAttctactcgttgtaagcttcattttggtacaaatttcttgaagtttggttgaaaattgaagaagatatgacGATTAgaatttttccagaaaccggcgAAAATTCGAGTTTCAAAATTCGGTGCTGACGGCAGCGGATGGCATCGACTAGCGAGGTTCGTCGAAGAAAGAGACGAATATTTCGTTAGAGTTGaaggaatattctaacggcgttAGGTAACGCCATTAACTTTTGTTAAgattttaacgaaatattcctaatTGTTGTTAACTGTTCCGTTAGGgttggccgcgcgtgggggcgcgtctggccgtgccttgCCCAGCGGGTGGGTggtcgaaattttttttttttttaaatattgggatgtttgtggtgttgagtagatcacgttggcatattcaaacaccccatttgagcaatgtatgagaagttattagctagtttcatttatgtgctttaaattaacgtttctatagttgtttcgcatataggtgagacccatCCTCAGGATGAGCGCAGTCAATCGAGGCTTAGGGGCTacacccttccacataccagtgagtgggcttttgggtttccgtatatacctatatacttgagatttttcccagaaaatcgatttaaattaaattatgtttagaaatgccatgcatattgaTTTATACGTAGATCATTGAGTTAATATGGTATGCATAAATGTGATTGACACTGTGGATgctcaggtaagtaccaggtgagttgtagattgtttatgtaATTGATGATCatgtgagatgtgttgagagctcataaacctgcaccccggtgttagtgctcccactcgtggttagggcacagtccttcacatgatgttcacctcccgcaccatacgctcatcttggatccaagttaggtgcacagtcttgtcgtacagaccactataggtggttccgactcataggtgacctaCGATTATTctcacagtcttcacgtgatcgtagcacttgagcgtatttatttacacccagtcttgtcgtacagaccactttaggtggttccgactcgtgtgcaggtatatttgttaagatgtggatttgagccgtAGAAGTCACATTAAGTGACTCCGGCTAGATGGATGAGTTCTAGattcaaccgtacaggtcacgttaggtgactccggctgatatatcatttgcattgatttatcacctggcttacatatttttatgctgagatattcgacatggcatatttgtgaattttgctATCTTGAGCAAGGTTGTGGTATAGATATGTATTAtatttctgggaaattatataggttttacagcgaggggttgttattgaaatggttttgaaaagctttgtttttgcccactcacactttctgttttgcgcccctccaggttatAGTTAGGAGTGCTTTTTGGTGGCTTGTGAGGAATCCACGACAACTCTGAtagattatcaccattgtatggtcaactttgggtgttgtataattagtattcgtcctgctggactgcacttaggctacttgtgctctggttgtgaattcacacttatttcgtcttgcaccttatcttatcttatctagtgctctagttagtttggtttttatttattcgcacttcttatattaatattacttccgcactatgcacatggctacgtcactttcgtgtgatggccagcatgccttcatttcgatcggggtgtgtcagtttggtatcagagcctaggtttggcagttcTGCATATTTTGTGAACattctaattattttggtgttttctgtcagaactatgtcGCCTCGTAGAGAGCCATGTCGTTCAGCTGAGCTTAGTTTCCCTGATATAGCTCAGTTAGAGGAAGTTATAGCTCATGCAATTCAGTCTTTGCTTCGCCCTCctcagaggactcctctggagactatgtataacttaaagttggataagtttaagggtCATGAAGGACATGAAGGAGTAGAGCGGTGGCTTGAGCATCTTGAAAAGACTTTCCAAGTGATGCAAAGTCAAGGGAATCTTCCTTCTGAAAGGTGGGTCGAGACAACTGCATGCTTCTTAGGTAAAGAACCAGCATCCTGGTGGGAACATGAGGTTTATCAGTTGACCCCAGAGGAAATTGCTGACTAGGAAGTGTTTAAACAGTTGTTTCAGAAAAAATTTATTCCCCCTGAGTATATAGATCGCAAGAAGCAAGAATTTACTCAATTGAGACAGGGGAAGATGACGGTGAATGATTATTGCAGGAGATTCACTGACTTGTCTCGTTATCATCCGGATGTTGCTGCCAATCCGATTAAGATGTTCTGCCGTTTCAAATTgggcactaagaagaagtggcatTTTATGGCGACGACTACTCCTTATGCTTCttaccaggagttctatgagattttgttgaggattgaggattcagaGAATATGCCTAATgagagtgaggaagaagaaaataacgGCAATCAGAAGAGAGATGATAAAGGTAAAGGTCAATCATCACAAGGACCTCGCAAGACTCAGAGCTTTAAGCGAAGTGAAGCTAGTTCCAGTTCTTCCAGCAGGGGTTTTAGTGCCACTGACCAGAGGAGAGTTGGTAGATTTTCTGGAGGTCCTAGATTCCATAGACAGGGGGATGCTAGTAGAGGATGGGCTCGAGTATGCCGCAGATGTAACAATAGACATTTTGTGGAGTATAGGAGAGGCATCAGTGGATGTTTTACTTGTGGTTAAATGGGGCATAGAGCTATGAATTGTCCTCATAATTAGCAGAGGCCCCAGCAGCCTTCCTTGCCACCACCAGCGCCAATCTAGCAAGTTCCAAGGTTTGGTAGTTATGGTCAAATGGGTCGTGGTGGTGCTTACCATTATCAGGGTGATATTGTTCCTTATGCTTCAGGGCAGTATCAGTATTCCCAGGATCCTTATTATCAGAGTGGGTATCCTCAGTATTATGGCGGTTATACGCCGTATCATCCCATTCCAGTTGGTAAATCTCAGTGGTACCAGGGAGGATAGCCCCAGCAAGTAGAGATTGCTTCCAGTAGTGC
This Pyrus communis chromosome 6, drPyrComm1.1, whole genome shotgun sequence DNA region includes the following protein-coding sequences:
- the LOC137735956 gene encoding uncharacterized protein; translated protein: MTVNDYCRRFTDLSRYHPDVAANPIKMFCRFKLGTKKKWHFMATTTPYASYQEFYEILLRIEDSENMPNESEEEENNGNQKRDDKGKGQSSQGPRKTQSFKRSEASSSSSSRGFSATDQRRVGRFSGGPRFHRQGDASRGWARGDIVPYASGQYQYSQDPYYQSGYPQYYGGYTPYHPIPVGCPVMVEDIVMPANLIPLDIVDFDVILGTNWLHYNRANIDCYGKTVTFYRPGLPEVTFVGEQSGVRHGVISTLRAKRLELPPELSKVHDVIHVSMLRHYVSDMSHDKEPVTILDWKDKVLRNKTVHLMKVLWRNHSVEEATWETEDWMKEMYPRLLYDY